From a single Rhodococcus qingshengii JCM 15477 genomic region:
- a CDS encoding ABC transporter ATP-binding protein, with translation MTSTQARHSPQALHTRTEGSAHDAVRLTGLRKSFGTVDAVKGIDLSIRPGEIVAFLGPNGAGKTTTIDMILGLSRPTSGEVSVFGMSPRSAIARGLVSAVMQTGGLLKELTVAETVQLTASLYSQSRPVDEVLGRAGILDISDRLVSKCSGGQQQRLRFAMALLSNPQLLILDEPTTGMDVEGRRDFWSAIRADADHGRTVLFATHYLEEADVYADRIILVRQGTVVADGTTAEVKAMASGRTLRATVPGITDELLRAIPNSDAVEVRGESLLVHSGDTDAVARFLLTNTQARDLEIVSRGLEDAFIALTSNNSEGQK, from the coding sequence ATGACCTCAACACAGGCACGGCATTCACCACAGGCACTGCATACACGCACTGAAGGATCGGCACACGATGCCGTCCGGTTGACCGGACTTCGCAAGAGTTTCGGAACCGTCGACGCCGTCAAAGGTATCGACCTGAGCATCCGCCCCGGCGAGATCGTCGCGTTCCTCGGCCCGAACGGCGCAGGCAAGACGACAACCATCGACATGATCCTCGGCCTGTCCCGGCCGACGTCAGGCGAGGTGAGCGTCTTCGGAATGTCACCTCGATCGGCGATTGCCCGCGGACTCGTCTCGGCAGTCATGCAGACCGGCGGACTACTGAAAGAGCTGACGGTTGCCGAGACTGTGCAGCTGACCGCCAGCCTGTACTCCCAATCCCGTCCGGTCGACGAAGTGCTGGGGAGAGCCGGAATCCTCGACATCTCCGATCGCCTGGTCAGCAAATGCTCAGGCGGACAACAACAGCGATTGCGATTTGCGATGGCGTTGCTGTCGAACCCGCAATTGCTCATTCTCGACGAGCCCACCACCGGCATGGACGTCGAAGGGCGTCGGGACTTTTGGTCCGCCATCCGCGCCGACGCAGATCACGGTCGCACTGTGCTTTTTGCGACGCACTACCTCGAAGAGGCCGATGTCTACGCCGACCGCATCATCCTGGTCAGGCAAGGCACCGTGGTCGCAGACGGGACCACCGCCGAGGTCAAGGCGATGGCGTCCGGGCGCACCCTGCGCGCGACTGTTCCAGGCATCACCGACGAACTCCTGCGAGCCATACCGAACTCCGACGCCGTCGAGGTGCGCGGTGAGTCGCTGCTCGTGCACTCGGGCGACACCGATGCCGTTGCACGGTTCCTGTTGACCAATACGCAGGCTCGCGATCTCGAAATCGTCTCGCGTGGCCTCGAAGACGCATTCATCGCACTCACGTCGAACAACTCCGAAGGACAGAAGTGA
- a CDS encoding ABC transporter permease, whose protein sequence is MTTATEASTYGAERTVVPLGGFNTTLLRLEFRRLTRNRRTMIFTLVMPVVFFLVFGLGQGDDDHGIGHGNVAAYIMISMALYGAMLATTSGGAMVSIERASGWSRQLRLTPLTPVAYIAVKLIMAMLLGLVSILVVYVVGAFTSAQMDGSLWFTTALIAWLGSSIFAAFGLFMGYLLPSENVMQLLGPGLALLAFGGGLFVPLTDGSVWATIAQFTPMFGINALAHAPLTGNSIHWTWIVNILVWFAIFAGGAIWRFQRDTERV, encoded by the coding sequence ATGACCACTGCAACCGAAGCGAGTACCTACGGAGCCGAGCGAACCGTCGTACCTCTCGGCGGATTCAACACGACGCTACTGCGACTGGAATTTCGTCGCCTGACTCGCAACCGGCGCACGATGATCTTCACGCTCGTCATGCCGGTTGTCTTCTTCCTCGTCTTCGGTCTCGGTCAAGGCGACGACGACCACGGGATCGGGCACGGCAATGTCGCCGCGTACATCATGATCAGCATGGCCCTGTACGGCGCGATGCTGGCCACCACCAGCGGCGGCGCGATGGTCTCGATCGAACGAGCGTCCGGGTGGAGCCGACAACTTCGGCTGACTCCCCTGACCCCGGTCGCCTACATCGCCGTCAAACTGATCATGGCGATGCTGCTCGGTCTCGTCTCGATTCTCGTGGTCTACGTCGTCGGCGCGTTCACCTCGGCGCAGATGGACGGATCACTCTGGTTCACAACGGCATTGATCGCCTGGCTGGGATCGTCGATCTTCGCGGCCTTCGGCCTGTTCATGGGGTACCTACTCCCCAGTGAGAACGTCATGCAGTTGCTCGGACCGGGACTGGCTCTGCTCGCATTCGGCGGCGGACTCTTCGTACCACTCACCGACGGTTCCGTATGGGCGACCATCGCACAGTTCACCCCGATGTTCGGCATCAACGCCCTCGCCCACGCACCGTTGACGGGCAATAGCATTCACTGGACCTGGATCGTCAATATCCTGGTGTGGTTCGCCATCTTCGCCGGCGGAGCGATCTGGCGGTTCCAACGAGATACGGAGCGTGTGTAG
- a CDS encoding sensor histidine kinase — translation MSQTTDREDSVALPRRNRFGVLFAAVWMVFLGGPLIEGWNLRDELRGWTGILATIAFSALYLYTFATTQQRRRMTMTRPTIREAALALSALTALAAVMIVSVGPTGLAAAPYLAVTAVTLLPTVAGGILALVFAASVEIVSLSSRWGNYSGLSLGVCAAAFATWGIMSLISRNFAILHEREEQEQRAIMEERTRMARDLHDILGHSLTVITIKAELANRLLDVDIERARSELDDLERLSRDALADVRSAVEGFRGISLPVEIARAREALRAAGIEDEVPSSTDMVPTRLRELFAWTIREGVTNVVRHSGATHCRITVDENSASVVDDGRGAESTSSGNGLIGLRERAGASGARVIITHPQPQGFALQVVEQETE, via the coding sequence TTGTCGCAAACGACTGACCGAGAAGATTCCGTCGCGCTCCCGCGGCGGAATCGTTTCGGCGTTCTCTTCGCGGCGGTCTGGATGGTATTTCTCGGCGGGCCGCTGATCGAGGGGTGGAATCTACGCGACGAACTGCGCGGCTGGACAGGGATTCTCGCGACGATCGCCTTCAGTGCCCTCTACCTCTACACCTTCGCCACAACGCAGCAGCGGCGTCGAATGACGATGACTCGGCCGACGATTCGCGAAGCTGCACTGGCTCTGTCCGCCTTGACCGCGTTGGCCGCTGTGATGATCGTGAGCGTCGGTCCGACGGGTTTGGCAGCAGCACCGTACCTCGCGGTGACAGCGGTGACGCTGTTGCCGACCGTCGCCGGCGGCATTCTCGCCTTGGTGTTCGCGGCCTCCGTGGAGATAGTCAGCCTCTCGTCCCGATGGGGGAACTACTCCGGACTCTCACTCGGAGTCTGCGCGGCCGCGTTCGCGACCTGGGGAATCATGTCCCTGATCAGCCGCAACTTCGCCATACTCCACGAACGCGAAGAGCAGGAGCAGCGGGCAATCATGGAGGAGCGAACGAGGATGGCGCGGGATCTGCACGACATCCTCGGGCACTCGCTGACCGTCATCACGATCAAAGCCGAACTGGCCAATCGCCTACTCGATGTCGATATCGAACGTGCACGCAGCGAACTCGACGACCTCGAAAGGCTCTCTCGAGACGCGCTGGCGGACGTGCGCTCGGCCGTCGAAGGATTTCGTGGGATTTCTCTTCCCGTCGAGATAGCCCGAGCGCGAGAGGCATTGCGTGCGGCTGGTATCGAAGACGAGGTGCCGAGCAGTACCGACATGGTTCCCACGCGTCTTCGGGAACTCTTTGCATGGACGATCCGTGAGGGCGTCACCAACGTCGTTCGACACAGCGGTGCGACCCACTGCCGGATCACGGTCGACGAAAATAGTGCGTCGGTCGTCGACGACGGACGAGGGGCCGAGTCGACGTCTTCCGGAAACGGTCTGATCGGATTGCGCGAGCGCGCCGGAGCGTCGGGCGCACGAGTGATCATCACTCATCCCCAGCCGCAGGGGTTTGCACTTCAAGTAGTCGAACAGGAGACAGAGTGA
- a CDS encoding response regulator transcription factor, producing MNSQGDRATIRLLLADDQALVRGALAALLDLESDLSVVAEVGRGDEVVSAVLEHRPDVALLDVEMPGMDGIAATAALREAAPDTRVLIVTTFGRPGFLRKALHAGAGGFVVKDTPARQLADAVRRVHAGLRVVDPTLAADSLVSGESPLTERETQVLRAAHDGAPVAAIAGALFLSAGTVRNHLSSAMGKTGASTRAEAVRIAESNGWL from the coding sequence GTGAACAGCCAGGGCGATCGAGCAACCATACGGCTGCTCTTGGCGGACGATCAGGCGCTCGTGCGAGGAGCTTTGGCCGCGCTGCTCGATCTGGAATCCGACCTGTCCGTGGTAGCCGAGGTCGGTCGCGGCGACGAGGTGGTGTCCGCCGTTCTCGAACACCGCCCGGACGTCGCGCTTCTGGACGTCGAGATGCCCGGCATGGACGGAATCGCCGCGACGGCGGCCCTTCGCGAGGCAGCACCCGACACCCGGGTTCTGATCGTCACCACGTTCGGCCGTCCCGGATTTCTTCGTAAAGCCCTGCACGCCGGGGCCGGCGGGTTCGTCGTCAAGGACACCCCCGCCAGGCAGCTTGCCGACGCGGTCAGGCGTGTCCACGCCGGACTGCGCGTCGTCGATCCCACCCTTGCGGCCGACAGCCTCGTCAGCGGCGAGTCGCCCCTGACGGAGCGTGAGACCCAAGTACTGCGCGCCGCTCACGACGGCGCACCCGTGGCAGCCATCGCAGGGGCGCTCTTCCTGTCTGCCGGGACAGTTCGAAATCATCTGTCATCCGCGATGGGTAAGACGGGTGCGTCGACGCGCGCGGAAGCCGTCAGAATCGCCGAGTCGAACGGCTGGCTCTGA
- a CDS encoding helix-turn-helix domain-containing protein, with product MSNQFNDRLNSLFETADFHVTNAMVVRGMTEFGCRISTPYLSQLRTGVRTNPSPEVVAALAHFFNVHPDYFYAPSDHTPPAISGGEADLSLLEQLHNVRLRNLTSRVVDLSPSSQDLLVEMAENLRSSENLPRVPPDSNSYMSRA from the coding sequence ATGTCGAACCAGTTCAACGATCGCTTGAACTCGCTGTTCGAGACTGCCGACTTTCACGTCACCAACGCGATGGTCGTTCGCGGCATGACCGAGTTCGGCTGCCGTATCTCCACGCCGTACCTGTCGCAACTGCGCACCGGCGTCCGAACCAATCCGTCACCCGAAGTGGTTGCCGCCCTCGCCCACTTCTTCAACGTCCATCCGGACTACTTCTACGCCCCGTCCGATCACACTCCGCCCGCGATCTCAGGTGGCGAGGCAGACCTCTCCCTCCTCGAACAGCTGCACAACGTGCGCCTGCGGAACCTCACCTCCCGTGTCGTCGACCTCTCACCGTCTTCACAGGATCTGCTTGTCGAAATGGCGGAGAATCTACGTTCCTCCGAAAATCTTCCGCGTGTACCACCGGACTCGAATTCCTACATGTCACGCGCATAG
- the metE gene encoding 5-methyltetrahydropteroyltriglutamate--homocysteine S-methyltransferase, with the protein MTTTFTSTVLGSPRIGPHRELKRATESYWAGRIDADALQAVARDLRRQGLADLRDLGLDSVPVNTFSFYDQMLDTAVLLGALPDRVASVADPLDRYFAAARGTDTIAPLEMTKWFDTNYHYLVPEISPSTTFALDPSKVLSELAEALSDGIAARPVVIGPVTFLLLSKAVGTDEPLLSRLEELLPLYADLLGRLAKAGASWVQLDEPALVGDRTDEEIEAARAAYEQLSALSERPSILLASYFGSLREALPALASTDVEGFAVDLVAGQDSIGSVPELARKLVVAGVVDGRNIWRSDLDSALSTLGALLGSVDTLAVSTSCSLLHVPYTLDAEADVDKALRSWLAFGTEKVKEVVTLATALTQGRESVEDEFALARAAASTRKDDRRLNDASVRGRLAAVLNSATGRAPAAERRAAQDELLSLPPLPTTTIGSYPQTSKIRIARAALRTGEIDEAEYVNRMRAEVAEVVALQEKLDLDVLVHGEPERNDMVQYFAEQLDGFFATANGWVQSYGTRCVRPPILYGDVSRPKQMTVDWITYAQSLTDKPVKGMLTGPVTILAWSFVRDDQPLADSANQVALAIRDETVDLQAAGIGIIQVDEPALRELLPLRAEDQRAYLDWSVGAFRLATSGVADSTAIHTHLCYSEFGAVIGAIAGLDADVTSIEAARSHMEVLDDLSSVGFDLGVGPGVYDIHSPRVPSVDEIAESLREALKAVPVERLWVNPDCGLKTRGSVEVEASLRNLVEAAKLVRAEL; encoded by the coding sequence GTGACAACAACATTCACTTCGACCGTGCTGGGCTCACCGCGCATCGGTCCTCATCGAGAACTCAAGCGGGCAACCGAAAGCTACTGGGCAGGGCGCATCGACGCCGACGCCCTGCAGGCTGTCGCCCGTGACCTCCGTCGGCAGGGCTTGGCCGACCTCCGTGACCTGGGCCTCGACTCCGTCCCGGTCAATACCTTCTCCTTCTACGACCAGATGCTCGACACCGCAGTTCTTCTCGGCGCGCTGCCCGACCGCGTCGCGTCGGTCGCCGATCCGTTGGACCGCTACTTTGCCGCTGCCCGTGGGACGGACACCATCGCGCCGCTCGAAATGACGAAGTGGTTCGACACCAACTACCACTACCTGGTGCCGGAGATCTCGCCGTCCACCACGTTCGCACTCGACCCGTCCAAGGTCTTGTCCGAACTGGCAGAAGCACTTTCCGACGGCATTGCAGCCCGCCCGGTCGTCATCGGACCGGTCACCTTCCTGCTGCTCTCGAAGGCTGTCGGCACTGACGAGCCGCTGCTCTCGCGACTCGAAGAACTACTCCCCCTCTACGCGGATCTACTCGGCCGGCTCGCGAAGGCCGGTGCGAGCTGGGTTCAGCTCGACGAACCGGCCCTCGTGGGCGATCGCACCGACGAGGAAATCGAAGCGGCACGCGCTGCGTACGAACAGCTTTCAGCGCTGTCCGAGCGGCCGTCGATCCTGTTGGCGTCGTACTTCGGTTCGCTGCGTGAGGCGCTGCCCGCGCTTGCGTCCACCGACGTCGAAGGATTTGCCGTCGACCTGGTGGCCGGTCAGGATTCGATCGGCTCCGTCCCCGAACTCGCCCGCAAACTGGTCGTCGCCGGTGTGGTCGACGGACGAAACATCTGGCGGTCGGATCTGGATTCGGCACTGAGCACGTTGGGTGCTCTGTTGGGCAGCGTGGATACTCTTGCCGTCTCCACATCGTGCTCCCTGCTGCATGTTCCGTACACTCTCGACGCAGAGGCCGATGTCGACAAGGCCCTGCGCTCGTGGCTCGCGTTCGGCACCGAGAAGGTCAAGGAAGTAGTAACTCTCGCAACCGCTCTCACACAGGGCCGAGAGTCGGTGGAGGACGAGTTCGCTCTGGCACGAGCGGCCGCGTCGACCCGCAAGGACGATCGCAGACTCAATGATGCGAGTGTTCGGGGACGCCTGGCCGCCGTGCTGAACTCGGCGACCGGTCGCGCGCCCGCCGCCGAACGTCGCGCTGCCCAGGACGAACTGCTTTCTCTGCCGCCGCTGCCCACGACGACTATCGGTTCGTACCCGCAAACCTCGAAGATCCGCATCGCTCGCGCAGCACTGCGCACGGGCGAGATCGACGAAGCCGAGTACGTCAACCGTATGCGCGCCGAAGTTGCCGAAGTTGTTGCGCTCCAGGAAAAGCTGGACCTGGACGTTCTTGTTCACGGTGAGCCGGAACGCAACGACATGGTCCAGTACTTCGCGGAGCAGTTGGACGGATTCTTCGCCACCGCCAACGGTTGGGTCCAGTCGTACGGCACCCGCTGCGTGCGTCCGCCGATTCTGTACGGCGACGTCTCCCGCCCGAAACAGATGACCGTCGACTGGATCACGTACGCGCAGTCCCTGACCGACAAGCCGGTCAAGGGCATGCTCACCGGACCCGTCACCATTCTGGCCTGGTCGTTCGTCCGCGACGACCAACCCCTCGCCGACTCGGCAAATCAAGTCGCACTGGCCATTCGAGACGAGACCGTCGACCTGCAGGCCGCCGGAATCGGAATCATCCAGGTCGACGAACCGGCTCTACGAGAACTACTCCCACTGCGTGCCGAGGATCAGCGCGCCTACCTGGACTGGTCGGTCGGCGCCTTCCGGTTGGCTACCTCGGGCGTCGCGGATTCCACCGCGATCCACACGCACCTGTGCTACTCCGAGTTCGGAGCGGTGATCGGCGCCATCGCCGGCCTCGACGCGGACGTCACGTCCATCGAGGCGGCGCGCTCACACATGGAGGTCCTCGACGATCTCAGTTCGGTCGGGTTCGACCTCGGCGTCGGCCCGGGTGTCTACGACATCCACTCGCCGCGGGTGCCGAGCGTCGACGAGATTGCCGAATCCCTGCGTGAGGCACTCAAAGCTGTTCCTGTCGAGCGGTTGTGGGTCAACCCGGACTGCGGTTTGAAGACCCGCGGTTCCGTCGAGGTCGAGGCGTCACTGCGTAACCTCGTCGAAGCCGCGAAGTTGGTACGAGCGGAGCTATAG
- a CDS encoding ABC transporter substrate-binding protein — MKRSYRVGARIWMVVLASATLVVTGCAGSSQGTTTDASDVTVGVVGDQNNGGEPRSGGTVSFATYNGISSLDPADRQDGGATGGSEMAAIYDLLMRFDTSAGEYVPHLAQSLSANGDNTVWTLKLRDGVTFSDGTPMDSAAVLWSIDHYLQKKGTHALVWKTAVRETNSPDPSTVVFTLAQPWDEFPIMFTTGPGMIVAPSSMATGTFTPIGAGPFTVEKFASQDELVLAARPTYWDGAPYLEKLRFPAIVNEKSKLEGLHTDGIQVAYLKSPDFIHEAFEAGDPGFVYSASMAGVLAINQRDDRAAKDERVRKAIVAAVDPNTFNERVQGGFGEPGTDMFASWSQWHGSVAGNGFDPEAAKKYLAEAKADGYDGKLTYVGMNDPATQRSALTFQSLLQAVGFTVDITYATSINDLISMLYAKHDYDVSYFAFNVLEESPFVRMYGNLFSESPSNILGYKNARMDELLGKLQTASGEDERRAVIDDIQTVVNETAPMAVVNSGKVFIPWRENVHGVTPSADGILLFGNTWLS; from the coding sequence ATGAAGCGCTCGTACCGAGTCGGCGCTCGAATCTGGATGGTTGTCCTGGCGTCGGCGACGCTGGTGGTGACGGGGTGCGCCGGTAGCAGCCAAGGTACGACCACGGATGCATCGGACGTGACGGTCGGAGTTGTCGGTGACCAGAACAACGGGGGAGAGCCGCGATCGGGTGGCACCGTGTCGTTTGCCACCTACAACGGGATCAGCAGTCTCGATCCGGCTGACCGTCAGGACGGCGGCGCTACCGGTGGTAGCGAAATGGCAGCCATCTACGACCTTCTCATGCGCTTCGATACGTCGGCGGGCGAGTATGTTCCCCACTTGGCTCAGTCGTTGTCGGCCAACGGCGACAACACGGTGTGGACACTGAAATTGCGCGACGGCGTCACCTTCAGCGACGGCACTCCGATGGACAGTGCGGCAGTCCTGTGGAGCATCGATCACTATCTGCAGAAGAAGGGAACTCACGCGCTGGTGTGGAAGACCGCTGTGCGCGAGACGAATTCACCGGATCCGAGTACGGTCGTCTTTACATTGGCGCAGCCGTGGGACGAGTTCCCGATCATGTTCACCACCGGTCCCGGCATGATCGTCGCGCCCTCGTCGATGGCTACCGGCACGTTCACCCCGATCGGGGCAGGCCCGTTCACCGTCGAGAAGTTCGCCTCCCAGGACGAATTGGTGCTCGCTGCCCGTCCGACGTACTGGGACGGGGCGCCGTACCTCGAGAAGTTGCGCTTTCCGGCAATCGTCAACGAGAAGAGCAAACTGGAAGGATTGCACACCGACGGAATCCAGGTTGCCTATCTGAAGTCTCCCGACTTCATTCACGAGGCTTTCGAAGCCGGTGATCCCGGATTTGTGTACTCGGCCAGCATGGCCGGAGTTCTGGCAATCAATCAGCGCGACGATCGGGCAGCGAAGGACGAGCGCGTGCGTAAGGCGATTGTCGCTGCGGTGGACCCGAATACGTTCAACGAGCGAGTTCAGGGCGGCTTCGGCGAACCCGGCACCGACATGTTCGCGTCGTGGTCGCAGTGGCACGGATCGGTGGCCGGGAACGGCTTCGACCCCGAGGCGGCCAAGAAGTATCTCGCCGAGGCGAAGGCGGACGGTTACGACGGAAAACTGACGTACGTCGGGATGAACGATCCGGCGACGCAGCGCAGCGCACTGACGTTTCAGTCGCTCTTGCAGGCAGTGGGTTTCACGGTCGACATCACCTACGCAACCAGCATCAACGATCTGATTTCCATGCTGTACGCAAAGCACGACTACGACGTGTCCTACTTCGCGTTCAACGTGCTGGAAGAGTCACCGTTCGTGCGTATGTACGGCAACCTGTTCAGCGAATCGCCGTCGAACATCCTCGGTTACAAGAACGCTCGGATGGACGAGTTGCTCGGCAAGCTGCAAACAGCGTCGGGCGAGGATGAGCGGCGAGCCGTCATCGACGATATTCAGACCGTGGTCAACGAGACGGCGCCGATGGCCGTGGTCAACTCCGGCAAGGTCTTCATCCCGTGGCGCGAGAACGTCCACGGAGTGACCCCGAGTGCGGACGGGATTCTGCTCTTCGGCAACACGTGGTTGAGCTGA